Proteins from a genomic interval of Gluconacetobacter diazotrophicus PA1 5:
- the cmk gene encoding (d)CMP kinase yields the protein MSRLPLIIAIDGPAAAGKGTLARRLAESLGLPYLDTGLLYRAVGRRMLDAGLDPATDAAEDQARRITLADLERDDLRVPAVDRAASLVASQQAVRTILVDTQRNFARAGGGVLDGRDIGTVIFPDAPVKLFITASPTARARRRWEQMAADLDAPDRAAQIARVAAELAARDAADAGRAVAPLRAAPDAVLIDTDAMTADEVLAEALRIVRSRTGRLTTV from the coding sequence ATGAGCCGCCTTCCGCTGATCATCGCCATCGACGGCCCGGCCGCCGCGGGCAAGGGCACGCTGGCGCGTCGCCTGGCCGAGTCCCTGGGCCTGCCGTATCTGGATACCGGGTTGCTCTATCGCGCGGTGGGGCGGCGGATGCTGGATGCCGGGCTGGACCCGGCGACCGACGCGGCCGAGGACCAGGCGCGGCGGATCACCCTGGCGGACCTGGAACGCGACGATCTGCGGGTGCCGGCGGTCGATCGCGCGGCCAGCCTGGTCGCGTCGCAGCAGGCGGTGCGGACCATCCTGGTCGACACGCAGCGCAATTTCGCCCGGGCCGGCGGCGGGGTGCTGGACGGGCGCGACATCGGCACCGTCATTTTCCCCGATGCGCCGGTCAAGCTGTTCATCACGGCCTCGCCCACCGCGCGGGCCCGCCGGCGGTGGGAACAGATGGCCGCCGACCTGGACGCGCCGGACCGCGCGGCGCAGATCGCCCGGGTCGCGGCGGAACTGGCGGCCCGCGACGCCGCCGATGCCGGCCGCGCCGTGGCCCCCCTGCGGGCCGCGCCCGACGCGGTGCTGATCGATACCGACGCGATGACGGCGGACGAGGTCCTGGCCGAAGCCCTGCGGATCGTCCGCTCCCGGACCGGGCGTCTCACGACGGTGTGA